The DNA region ACCCAGAAAAAATCGCCACAATAGGCTACTGTTTCGGCGGTGCAGCCGTACTCGAATTTGCCAGATCCGGTGCAGATTTAGACGGCTTTGTCTCATTTCATGGCAGCTTAGGTTTACCCGAAGGACAAGACTATAGCCAAACCCTAGGCAAACTTTTAGTACTCCACGGCTCTGCCGATCCAGTTTCTGGCATAGATGAATTTGCTGCCCTAGCCACTGACCTCACCGAGGCTAGCGTGGACTTTGATATGGAGCTGTACGGCGGAGTCTTGCACTCCTTTACAAAATGGAGTTCCGACGACTATGACCCAGACGCAGATCTCCAGTCCTGGGACGAACTATTAGAATTTTTGCCCAGCATCTTTTAAAAACTTTGTTTTAATTAAAAAACTATGTCCACCAACAGCATCCGCTAACATTTAACCTTTGCCACTTATCCGCATCGTCCTTCCTTATAAGTATTCAGGCAAGCAGAAAGATCCTTTAGGATAAACTCTATAAATAATTTGAGAGGAATATTAACCAATGGAACTCATTAGTATGCTGACCGAGCAATTAGGAGTCTCTGAGCACCAAGCAAAAGGTGGCTCTGGTCTATTATTTAAGCTGGCAAAAGATCAACTAAACAATGAAGAATTTGGTCAAATTGCCAAGGTCGTGCCGCACATTGAATCTTTAATGCAGACAGCTCCACCAAAAGAAGATGCCGGCATGGTAGGAATGCTCGGTGGTTTTGCCTCTTCCCTTGGCGGCGATCAGATGGCAACCATTGGCACATTGGCCCAGTTAGCTGGGGGCTTTAAATCCCTCGATCTTGACCCCACTATGATCCAAAAGTTTGCGCCGATTATTATGACTTTTTTGCAGTCAGAAGGCGGAGAACAGGTTAAGTCTCTCCTTAAAAAAGCGATTCAATAATGCTCATTATTTAACTCACTATTCAATGATTTAACTCATTATTTAAAAACTAGAGCTATCTAACGTGAGTTCTGGTTGAGTAGTAGGCAAGATTGGCAGGGGTTTAACATGTTAAGCCCTTACAGGATAAAGCTTTAAAGTCTATCAGATGTCTTAACTTTGATGGCTTTGACTACCGATAACTAAAGGTTTCATGACATCGGGGTTCAGCCTGTTAAAACCTGACAAAACTCGTTTAAAGTCGCAATGTCATTTTGAGAGCAAACAAAGTTTTTAGAAAAGATCAGCGTTTTTGAATTTTGTCACGTCTGTCATTTTTGCTGATTCACCGCAGGTGCGCGGCGTTGGAAATAGTTTTTCGGGATTCGCTAAACCTTTAGGATTAAATACATCACGTACATATCCCATCGTTTCTAGGTCTGTGTCGCTAAACATATCGGGCATATACATTTTTTTGTCGGAGCCAATGCCATGTTCGCCGGAAATGCTACCGCCCATGGTGACACATAGTTTGAGGATCTCGCCGCCAATTTCTTCTACTTCTTCTAAAGCTCCCGGCAAGGCACTGTTGTAGAGAATTAGGGGATGTAGATTACCATCGCCGGCGTGAAAGACATTGGCAATTTTGTAACCATGGCGATCGCCGATGGCATTAATTTCTGTCAACACTTCGGCGAGTTTCGTCCGAGGAATCACACCATCCTGCACAAAATAATCAGGGCTAATATTACCCGCTGCCGCAAAGGCAGATTTCCGTCCTTTCCAAAGCTTCATGCGAGTATCAAGATCCGAAGCGGTTGTAATATTCCTTGCTCCCTGTGCCAAACAGATTTCTTTGACCCGCTGCTTAGCGGCATGGACTTCTGTTTTCATCCCGTCAATTTCCACCAGCAAAATCGCTTCGGCATCCCGTGGATAGCAGTCAAGCTTCACGACATCTTCTACGGCATTAATGCTGAAATTATCCATAATTTCCATGCCTGCTGGGATAATGCCTGCGCTGACGATCGCCGCCACAGAGTTTCCCGCCGCTTCAATGGACGTATAGTCGGCCAAGAGGGTGCAAATCGCTTCTGGTTTTTTGAGGATTTTGAGCGTAATTTCGGTGGCAATGCCAAGGGTTCCTTCAGATCCAACAAAGACCCCCATCAAATCATAGCCGGGCATTTCGGGGACAACGCCGCCGAGGGTGACCACAGCCCCAGTCGGTGTGACAACCTTTAGCTGTAATACGTGATTTGTGGTGACACCGTATTTAAAACAGTGCACGCCACCAGAGTTTTCGGCAATATTACCGCCAATGGAGCAAACGCTTTGGCTAGAGGGATCTGGTGCGTAGTAAAAGCCGTCACCGCTCACTGCTTGGGTAACCCAGTTATTAATCACGCCGGGTTGAACGGTAATTTGGTGGTTATCGTAGTCAATCTTTAAGATCTTGCGCATCCGCGCTGTTACGATCAAAATGCCATCTTTTAAGGGCAAAGCGCCTCCCGATAGGCCTGTTCCCGCCCCCCGCGCTACCCAAGGGATGTCTTGGTCATGGCAAAATTTGACGATCGCCGCAATTTCTTCCGTCGTTTTCGGTAAGACAACAAGAGCCGGACGCTGACGATAGGCACTCAGACCATCACACTCATAGGTCAAAATTTCTTCTTTACGTCGTACCACCCCATCGCGACCCACGATCTCCACGAGTCGTCGCTGAATCCATCGCCAATCAGTTACTGTCTTTCTCATAGGGGCGATCGCCTGTGGCATGATTTTTCAGAATCTAGAAAAAATAAACAGGCCTTGATTTTAACTTTCTCCCCCGGCAAACTGAAACATTTGCTACAAAGTTTTATGGCAAACCGGAAGGCGATCGCCCCCCTCAGTCCAAAAACACACCAAAAAAAATCAGCTTTTGAGCCGCAATCTACTAAATCCTCAATATCGTCATTTCACATATTCCCCATAAATCCTAGAGTGCTCCATTTCCTTCCTTTGAGAAGGGACTCGCACAAGTTTCGACAGAGATCAGACATCAGTTATCGCTCAAAGTCCTGCCTTCAGGAAGGGGGTCGAAGACCCACAAGGATTTCGACAGGTTACGCAAAATCTATCGAGAACTCACCCCTAGCAGCTCCAAAAAAAAACTTACCAATTCCGATTCACCATATCTATATCTATAATCTAAAACTCAAAAATCCCTAGGATGTTTCTCCGTCGGTAACCAGCTTTTTAAAATTTCTTGCAGTTCAATAATCCGAAAAGGCTTAGCCAAATAGTCATTCATGCCAGCCTGGAGACATTTCTCGCGATCGCCAGCCATGGCATTAGCCGTCATCCCAATCACTGGCGTATGGAGATTATTCTTTTTCTTATATTCCCTAAACTGACTAGCAATCATATAACCACTGACACCCGGTAGCTGACAATCAAGCAACACCACATCATAATGGCTAAACTCCGACACCTTTTCACTAGCGACATTGCCATCCCCAATCACATCACAATCAAAACCCAGCTTTTCGAGCATTTTCGTTGCCAGTTTTTGATTCAGAAGATTATCCTCAATCAAAAGAATTTTCGGTTGACTCGCTTGTAACAACAATTCCAACTCCATTAACTCCGATGTTTGATTCTCCCACTGATCTACCACAACCGGGAAAGGTAACCTCACAGCAAAGCAAGATCCAACACCCACCTCACTCTCTACTCCAATCTCACCACCCATCACATGAGCGAGCTTACGGCAGATAGCAAGCCCAAGACCTGTACCCTCATAATGCCGATTCATCGCCCCATCTACCTGGGTAAAAGAATCAAAAATATCACCTTGATGCTCCGCTGCAATCCCAATTCCTGTATCTCTCACAGTAAAATCAACCATAACCCGCGCAGCCTGCATAGAGTCCTGTTTGACCTGTAAAGAAATAGTAACAGAACCCTTTTCTGTGAACTTAATGGCATTACGCACTAAATTAATTAAAATTTGCTCCAATCGTCGGCAAGCACCAGAAACAATCGGCAAATTTGGCTGTAATTTTAGATAAAACCCTAACCCTTTCTCAGCGGCAGCAGGGGCAAGTAGCTCATAGTTTCTCTGAAAAATTTCAGAGAGCGAAAATTCCTCTGCTTCTAACGTTAATTCACCAGCTTCAAGCTTTGATAAATCCAAAATATCATTAATGATGTTTAATAATTGTTCGCCGCCATAATTAATAGATTGCAAATAGCCTTTTTGCTCTATATCTAGATCGGTCATCTCTAACAGTTGAGTGAAACCAAGAATTGCATTCATCGGCGTACGAATTTCATGACTCATATTTGCCAAAAATTCGCTCTTTGCAACGCTAGCAACTTCTGCTTTTTGGAGAGAATTTTGTAATGCGGCTTGGGATTGTTTGAGCACAGCAAGGATTAGGCTATGGCGCAGATTTGTGATGGCTTTAATTTCTATCGCCTTCCATGGAAGACTATGACCCCGTACCGACTCTTGCCATAACAAAAAGGAAGTGCGCGGGTTTAATGCAGTAATATCATCGGCACTTTTGGGGAGGATGGTGTCTTGGGGATGGCCACTCCAGCTCACAGTGTAAGTTTGTGGTAGCCGAAACCAGGCTAGCTGACAGAAAATATTTTCAATACCAATGGTGATCACGATCGCCCCGCCAAAGGGTTGCTGAAACTGTTGAACCTTCGGGTCATCACGTTCTAGGGCATCGGTCACATAAAGATCATTACTATGTTCTGCCCTAATCCCGTCTAAAAATACGAGGATTTCTGACGGCTTTGGTACGATACCGCTAGACGCAACGGTTTGGTCAAAACGGACAACGCAACCATCGGCCGACACTAGTTTTAAAAGGGCATCGCGGCTCTGGCACAGCTGCTCAAGAAAATGCTGGGGGGAGTCTAAAAGGCTTTGGCGAATACGGGTTTCGATCGCCTCGATTTGTTGTTCATATTGGGCAAATGCTTGTTTTTGCTTAACGGCAATTTCTAATGAAGCAACGTTTCTGAGTAGTCCACAAACTTTGCGAATGTGGGGACTCAGCCAGCGGGGGCTATAGTGATGTCCCGTAACTAGACCCCATAAACGATTTTCATCGGTTAGGGCGATGGCAATAGAGCCACGAATGCCTTCCATATTAACCAGATATTGACAGTGGCACTCACTGGGAGCACGCAGAGTCATTTTGCTGATTGCTAGCTTTTGGTCTCCTTGGATTGGCACAGACGGGGCTAGGGTATCCCCAATTAAACTAACACCGCGCTCTTTAAAGAGGGCTCTGGCTTCGGCAGGAATGTCAGTCGCAGGGTAGGTTAGACCGAGAAAAGATTCCCGTTCTGCTGGAGCGACTTCGGCACGCACAATACCCGTGTCATCTTCTTGAAATTGGTACAACATCACCCTGTCATAGCCAATAATCTCAGCAAAGACATGGCACAGTACATCGTAGAGCTGCTCTAGGCTAGCTGTCTGGCGAATTCTGAGGATACCTTCTGCTAGTTGGTTATAAAGTTTTTCTAGGGTTTTTCTTGACAGGGGCGTAAATGTTTCTAGTCCGAGAAATAGCTTGTCTTGATCTTGCTGAAATTCTCCGAGGAATTGTTTATTAGGGGAAGTACCAGCCAATGATTTTTTAAGGGATAAAACATAGGGATTGAGGGACTGGATGTCTGTTTCGCTGTCGGCGATCGCCGCCCGCATCCCTTGAATATCCCGCTTCGTCAATAGCGACGTTAAAGATTGACCCCGCAGCTCTGTAGCCCTAATACCCAAATATTCAGACGTATTTTCACTAGCCTGAAGAATCTCTAAATCAGGTAACTGCAAAACCAAGAGACACCCATTGCCTTGAATCTTGTCAAGATAGGTCAGTGATTCACCGTAACTAAATTGTTGTCCTATTTCTACCAACTTTTCGCGCCATGATATATCGCTGCGGGTATCCATGGCTGAATTTAAAGGTGTCATATCAAGTAATGCCGTCTCAAACTTACTCTAGTAGCCGTATTTATCTTGTGATCTAAAGCAGATTAGTCACAGCAAAGTATTAGCAACTAGTCGTTTTTTTTGTTAGTTTTAATTGCTAATTTTAACACCGACAATAAATTCCTGCTTTATCGTTTTTTGTCTATGACAATACTATTACCAATCAGCTAAACCCAATATATGATGCAGCCTTTTGTGTTGTATCAATGGTAATCAAGCAACAACACATCAAAAAAAAGCTGAGCAATAATGCTCAACTCCTATTTAATAAAAAAAGGCAATATTTTGATGGCAAACTAACAGAATAAATTACGTTGTGTACTCAGCATTAATACGCACATAGTCATAACTCAGATCGCACCCCCAAGCTGTCCCTGAACCTTCACCATCACCCACAGACACGGCAATGAGCACGGTATCATCCACTAAGTATTCGCCTGCTGCGCGATCCTTGAGATATTGGCTAGCGGCTTCACGGTCAAATGGGAGGGGTTGTCCTTCGTTCATGAGCGGCATGTCACCGAGGGAAATTTGTAGATCTTCCTGTCTGAAGGTCACTCCTGCGCGCCCTGAGGCGGCCGCAATTCTGCCCCAGTTGGGATCGCGACCGAAGATCGCTGATTTCACGAGGGAAGAGCCAGCAATTGTCCGGGCAATTTTTCGGGCGGAGAGGTCATCGACGGCTCCCGACACTTGAATTTCCATCAGGCAAGTTGCGCCTTCGCCGTCACGGGCAATGGATTTTGCCATGTATTGACAGACTTCGGTGAGCATCGCCTCTAGCTTTTTTGCGTTGGGAGATTCTGGTTCGGTAATGGCTGTGGTACGGGATTGGCCATTGGCCATGGCAATAATGCAATCATTGGTACTGGTATCGCCATCAACGGTAATTTGGTTAAAGCTTTTATCGACAGCGCGGGACAGCATCGCTTGCCAAAGCTGGGTTGAAACGGCCGCATCGCAGGTGACAAAACCGAGCATTGTCGCCATATTCGGGTGAATCATGCCGGAGCCTTTGCAGATACCGCCGATTCTTACTGGGCGATCGTCAATCATGGTCTCAAGGGCGATCGCCTTAGTGACGAGATCCGTGGTAATAATCGCCTCGGAGGCCGCATCACCACCTTCTGGCGAGAGGGCTGCAACGACTTTTGGAATACCCGGTCGCATGGCTTCCATTTTTAGTTGTTGACCAATGACACCGGTGGAGGCGATCTGCACTGCTTGGGGCGTAATGTTTAATTCTTTGGCTACCAGCTCTGCACATTCAACGGCATTGGCCCAACCCTGTGCGCCAGTCGCCGCATTGGCTTGACCTGCATTACAAAGGATGGCGCGACTACTTGCTTTTTTCTGAAGTTGCTTGCGGCAATAGTCGACACAGGCAGCGCGTACTTCTACTTGGGTGAACACTCCAGCGGTAATGGCTTCGGTATCGGAAACGATTAGAGCTAAATCCGGTGCTCCTGATGGCTTGAGCCCGGCGGTAATTCCGGCTGCCCGAAAGCCTTTGGGGGCGGTTACACTACCTGAGATTTTCTGCCAATCTGCCATAATTTTGATCGTTAGCTTGAAAAGAATTGACCAAATTATACTAGGGGATGTGGGGGCTATTGTGGTTTGAGAACGATTGCTGACATTTTGATGTTTTGCAACTTAAATCGGGCGATCGCCATTGCCTTGATGCCAACCAATTTGAGCTGTGGGTGCATCCACTGTTGTGATGACACAATAAGACGAAGTCAGTAGCCCAAACTATGATTTTGCCGACTTAGATTATCTTAGAAATATTGCGGTGATATCCTGATTTTGATATGCACAAGCGATACATCTATTTTAAAGTTTTCTGGTTTTCTCGGTGTAGAATTTGTGTCTAGTTGGGGGCGATCGCCCCACCACAGCCGACAGTAAACCGAGATTGACATAATAACAAATGGTCTTCACGGGTAAAGCACTTTGTTGGGTAACTTCCCCTATTTTTAATGGCGTTGTTATTGACACGGATGCGACCTAAGGTGATCAAATCCATAAACGAGTTTAAACAAATGCCAACAGTAACTTTTAATAACCAAACGATTACCTGTGAAGCAGGAGATAACCTGCGCAAAGTTCTCCTCAAGCAC from [Limnothrix rosea] IAM M-220 includes:
- a CDS encoding DUF2780 domain-containing protein; its protein translation is MELISMLTEQLGVSEHQAKGGSGLLFKLAKDQLNNEEFGQIAKVVPHIESLMQTAPPKEDAGMVGMLGGFASSLGGDQMATIGTLAQLAGGFKSLDLDPTMIQKFAPIIMTFLQSEGGEQVKSLLKKAIQ
- the glcD gene encoding glycolate oxidase subunit GlcD translates to MRKTVTDWRWIQRRLVEIVGRDGVVRRKEEILTYECDGLSAYRQRPALVVLPKTTEEIAAIVKFCHDQDIPWVARGAGTGLSGGALPLKDGILIVTARMRKILKIDYDNHQITVQPGVINNWVTQAVSGDGFYYAPDPSSQSVCSIGGNIAENSGGVHCFKYGVTTNHVLQLKVVTPTGAVVTLGGVVPEMPGYDLMGVFVGSEGTLGIATEITLKILKKPEAICTLLADYTSIEAAGNSVAAIVSAGIIPAGMEIMDNFSINAVEDVVKLDCYPRDAEAILLVEIDGMKTEVHAAKQRVKEICLAQGARNITTASDLDTRMKLWKGRKSAFAAAGNISPDYFVQDGVIPRTKLAEVLTEINAIGDRHGYKIANVFHAGDGNLHPLILYNSALPGALEEVEEIGGEILKLCVTMGGSISGEHGIGSDKKMYMPDMFSDTDLETMGYVRDVFNPKGLANPEKLFPTPRTCGESAKMTDVTKFKNADLF
- a CDS encoding ATP-binding protein, which produces MDTRSDISWREKLVEIGQQFSYGESLTYLDKIQGNGCLLVLQLPDLEILQASENTSEYLGIRATELRGQSLTSLLTKRDIQGMRAAIADSETDIQSLNPYVLSLKKSLAGTSPNKQFLGEFQQDQDKLFLGLETFTPLSRKTLEKLYNQLAEGILRIRQTASLEQLYDVLCHVFAEIIGYDRVMLYQFQEDDTGIVRAEVAPAERESFLGLTYPATDIPAEARALFKERGVSLIGDTLAPSVPIQGDQKLAISKMTLRAPSECHCQYLVNMEGIRGSIAIALTDENRLWGLVTGHHYSPRWLSPHIRKVCGLLRNVASLEIAVKQKQAFAQYEQQIEAIETRIRQSLLDSPQHFLEQLCQSRDALLKLVSADGCVVRFDQTVASSGIVPKPSEILVFLDGIRAEHSNDLYVTDALERDDPKVQQFQQPFGGAIVITIGIENIFCQLAWFRLPQTYTVSWSGHPQDTILPKSADDITALNPRTSFLLWQESVRGHSLPWKAIEIKAITNLRHSLILAVLKQSQAALQNSLQKAEVASVAKSEFLANMSHEIRTPMNAILGFTQLLEMTDLDIEQKGYLQSINYGGEQLLNIINDILDLSKLEAGELTLEAEEFSLSEIFQRNYELLAPAAAEKGLGFYLKLQPNLPIVSGACRRLEQILINLVRNAIKFTEKGSVTISLQVKQDSMQAARVMVDFTVRDTGIGIAAEHQGDIFDSFTQVDGAMNRHYEGTGLGLAICRKLAHVMGGEIGVESEVGVGSCFAVRLPFPVVVDQWENQTSELMELELLLQASQPKILLIEDNLLNQKLATKMLEKLGFDCDVIGDGNVASEKVSEFSHYDVVLLDCQLPGVSGYMIASQFREYKKKNNLHTPVIGMTANAMAGDREKCLQAGMNDYLAKPFRIIELQEILKSWLPTEKHPRDF
- the argJ gene encoding bifunctional ornithine acetyltransferase/N-acetylglutamate synthase, whose amino-acid sequence is MADWQKISGSVTAPKGFRAAGITAGLKPSGAPDLALIVSDTEAITAGVFTQVEVRAACVDYCRKQLQKKASSRAILCNAGQANAATGAQGWANAVECAELVAKELNITPQAVQIASTGVIGQQLKMEAMRPGIPKVVAALSPEGGDAASEAIITTDLVTKAIALETMIDDRPVRIGGICKGSGMIHPNMATMLGFVTCDAAVSTQLWQAMLSRAVDKSFNQITVDGDTSTNDCIIAMANGQSRTTAITEPESPNAKKLEAMLTEVCQYMAKSIARDGEGATCLMEIQVSGAVDDLSARKIARTIAGSSLVKSAIFGRDPNWGRIAAASGRAGVTFRQEDLQISLGDMPLMNEGQPLPFDREAASQYLKDRAAGEYLVDDTVLIAVSVGDGEGSGTAWGCDLSYDYVRINAEYTT